The following proteins are co-located in the Nomia melanderi isolate GNS246 chromosome 1, iyNomMela1, whole genome shotgun sequence genome:
- the LOC116433288 gene encoding lymphoid-specific helicase produces the protein MENETEIVDTEFSDYIENTMGIRAHAKFIDESLKENIIPKKRKRNEASVEAKRAAEEHYIEALQDQQYKRLMHLLNRSKFFSTYIVNKIDDNMKGKGTKVKRQYKKKAHKQDENAVQPEGKKRRSQDIRNYISQNVQEKIQMNKSKLNEEDIQNALVVDSDSDAESDNNNFEMPKYFNGTLRDYQIRGFKWLKVLYENGINGILADEMGLGKTVQVIALLCHLFENEQEGPYLIIVPLSTLPNWIMEFERFAPTLPLVVHHCPKNERFIAHKQIKQKYKVTDSYSSQPVVLSTFEISLMDKTFFKTQHWKYIIIDEGHRIKNHNCDLFKVLKSCKSMNRLIMTGTPLQNNLSELWALLNFLLPEIFDDLAVFESWFDAKALQYNEGAKKFLKLEEEKHVLASLREILEPFMLRREKSDVCLEIPLKKEVIICTPLSDLQHLLYKEVINRHLYEYYTNEDPSVYIIDGKRPTRQSVLKNMSNDDHKQNSVTEDESSNDSVSEGKLKDRLLSTYRYFGISKSNPDYFFNITRNRFPMYKKIVNHPYLVRYPLNDCGLPLIDENLVKASGKLLVLDAMLPKLKSQGHKVLLFSTMTTLLDVIEDYLSMRPYEYVRLDGGCDVSDRKHSIEEFNSNPNIFLFLLSTRAGGVGLNLTGADTVIMYDSDWNPQMDIQAMARCHRIGQSKPVVIYKFCTEGTIDEFIMNRAETKRVLEKMVISKKTKVLNLKNKETLLELQRFLESKGCRVGPSKNEVFTEDELNKLLDRSDLYQNLESKEP, from the exons ATGGAGAATGAAACGGAAATTGTTGACACTGAATTTTCCGATTACAtag AGAATACAATGGGCATAAGGGCCCACGCAAAATTTATCGACGAAtccttaaaagaaaatataatacctaaaaagagaaaacgaaatGAAGCATCAGTGGAAGCTAAACGAGCAGCGGAAGAACATTATATCGAAGCGTTACAAGAccaacaatacaaaagattaatGCATTTGTTAAATAGAAGCAAATTTTTCTCTACGTACATCGTTAATAAAATTGACGATAATATGAAGGGAAAAGGCACTAAGGTTAAGAGACAGTACAAAAAGAAGGCGCATAAGCAAGATGAAAATGCGGTACAACcagaagggaaaaaaaggaggagccAAGATATACGAAATTATATATCTCAGAAT gtACAAGAAAAGATACAAATGAATAAGAGTAAATTGAATGAAGAAGATATTCAGAATGCATTAGTTGTTGACTCTGACAGCGATGCGGAAAGcgacaataataattttgaaatgccaaaatattttaatggaacatTGCGAGATTATCAAATACGAGGGTTTAAATGGTTAAAGGTCCTTTACGAAAATGGCATAAATGGCATTTTAGCAGATGAAATGGGACTCGGAAAAACAGTACAAGTAATAGCTTTGTTATGTCACTTATTTGAAAACGAACAGGAGGGgccttatttaataattgttcctttatCAACTTTGCCGAATTGGATAATGGAATTTGAAAGATTTGCACCGACGTTACCGCTCGTGGTACACCATTGTCCAAAAAATGAAAGATTCATAGCgcataaacaaattaaacagaaatataaagTTACAGACAGTTACAGTAGCCAACCGGTTGTGCTCAGCACATTTGAAATATCGCTGATGgataaaactttttttaaaacCCAACAttggaaatatataataatcgaCGAAGGACATAGAATCAAAAACCATAACTGTGATCTTTTCAA GGTGCTAAAGAGCTGTAAATCCATGAACAGACTTATAATGACAGGCACACCGTTgcaaaataatttatcagaattGTGGGCATTATTAAATTTCCTGCTGCCAGAAATTTTTGACGATTTAGCTGTATTCGAGTCATGGTTTGATGCAAAGGCACTTCAATACAATGAAGGCGCCAAGAAATTCTTAAAGCTCGAAGAAGAGAAACATGTCTTGGCATCGTTGCGTGAAATACTAGAACCATTTATGTTGAGACGTGAAAAGTCTGATGTTTGTTTAGAAATTCCGCTGAAAAAAGAAGTGATTATTTGTACTCCTCTCTCAGACCTTCAACATCTTTTATATAAGGAAGTAATAAATCGTCATTTGTACGAGTACTATACAAACGAAGATCCAAGTGTATACATAATTGATGGCAAAAGGCCAACGAGGCAGTCTGTCTTAAAAAATATGAGTAATGATGATCATAAGCAAAATAGTGTTACAGAGGATGAATCGTCGAATGATTCAGTTTCAGAAGGCAAATTAAAAGACAGATTGTTAAGCACCTATCGATATTTTGGTATTTCAAAATCTAATCCAGATTACTTCTTCAACATTACACGTAATCGAT TTCCTATGTATAAGAAGATTGTGAACCATCCATATCTAGTCCGCTATCCATTGAATGATTGTGGTTTACCGTTAATAGACGAAAACTTAGTTAAAGCATCTGGTAAACTGTTAGTACTAGATGCAATGCTTCCGAAGCTTAAAAGCCAAGGacataaagttttattgttttctacGATGACAACACTATTGGATGTGATAGAAGATTATCTGTCGATGCGTCCTTATGAATATGTTAGGTTAGACGGTGGATGTGACGTTAGTGACAGGAAACATAGTATCGAAGAATTCAATTCAAACccgaatatatttttgttcctGTTATCTACAAGAGCAGGAGGCGTTGGATTAAATCTTACTGGTGCAGATACTGTCATCATGTACGACTCCGATTGG AATCCACAAATGGACATACAAGCTATGGCCCGTTGCCACAGAATAGGCCAGTCGAAACCGGTAgtgatatataaattttgtacagAAGGAACTATCGATGAATTCATTATGAATCGTGCAGAAACAAAACGTGTTCTAGAAAAAATGGTAATCTCCAAGAAGACCAAAGTATTAAACCtaaagaataaagaaacgtTATTGGAATTACAAAGGTTTTTGGAATCGAAAGGCTGTCGAGTAGGTCCATCTAAAAATGAAG TTTTTACAGAAGACGAGCTTAACAAATTATTAGATAGAAGTGATTTATATCAAAACTTAGAATCTAAAGAGCCataa